TTCATTTTTCCTTAAATTATCGCCTTCCCAATACCTATCAAAATGACCGTAGTCATAACTTAAAAGAACACATGCATTCTTTGATGGCATCATTAAAGCATCGGTAGGAGTCTGCCCATGAGCAAAGGCAACCATAAACAATAACACAGTAAAGATGCTTAAATCATTCTGAGTCTTTCGCATATAACGGAAGAATAAAAGTAGTGGTTCGGTCATTTTAGGAATTAGTTTTTTGTCGATTGTTTAATGTAAATGACCGACTAAGGCTGGGCGGTCATTTAATTGTAATTATTGATAGTATGCTACAATTAAATAGTCTATCTCAACTTGAAGGCTAAACTAGCGGAAATGTTAGTACTAAAGGATCAATGAAAAATCAAAAAGATTAACGAAAGGTTAAGTGACTTAATCAAACAATAAGAGTTCGTAAATATCTAAAGATTCATTTTAAAACTTTTGAGTACTTGGAGCTATTTATAAAGACATCTCTTATCTATCTCCTTTGAGGATACTATAATTCTCGGACCTTGAAAATGGCCGTTTTCGGAATCATTCGGAAAAACAGTTTTCTTTTTCCATAGTGTCCCTTTTCTTGGTTCTTTTGAGAGGTTTCTTTATTGGCATTTTCTATAAAACTGGGAGTTTACAAAACTCACCGTTTTATTAAACTTATAGGATGTTCAATGTTTATTATTTTTAAAAAGTTCATTTTATCGTACTAATTAATTAGTTTAATTTTTCACATATAATTAAACTTTAGCCATGGTTTTTGGATATGCCCGGGGTAAGTACTGCAGAACAAAGTCTGGATTTACAATTGGATGCCCTTCTCAAAGAAGGAATTGCCCAAAAGAATATTTATACAGATAAAGTTTCGAGCACCAAGGAAGAACGGAAAAGTCTGGCCAAGCTGCTGGACTATGTTCGAGAAGGGGACACGATTGTGGTTTGGAAACTGGACCGGTTGGCGAGAAGCCTGATTCATTTCACAAAGCTGATGCAAGAACTCGATGAAAAGGGTGTAAAGTTTCGAAGTATTACAGAATCCTTTATCGATACTACCAAAAAGTCTTCCCAATCAGAATTCATCATAAACATCTTTGCAGCTTTGGCACAACTGGAACGTGATATAATCATTGAACGGACTAAGGCCGGTTTGGAATCAGCCAAACGCCGGGGTAAGGTTTTGGGTGCACCTAAAGGGATAAGTAAGAAAAATCAACAAAAAGCTGTACTTTGTGAGGAATACTTTATAGAGGGTAAACTCACAGTTTCAGAAATCTGCGAGAGATTGGATATTTCGAGAGCAACATATTACAAATATTTGCGGTTTCGTGGACTTTCAGGCCAATTAA
This window of the Maribacter cobaltidurans genome carries:
- a CDS encoding recombinase family protein — its product is MPGVSTAEQSLDLQLDALLKEGIAQKNIYTDKVSSTKEERKSLAKLLDYVREGDTIVVWKLDRLARSLIHFTKLMQELDEKGVKFRSITESFIDTTKKSSQSEFIINIFAALAQLERDIIIERTKAGLESAKRRGKVLGAPKGISKKNQQKAVLCEEYFIEGKLTVSEICERLDISRATYYKYLRFRGLSGQLRQYKT